The following proteins are co-located in the Pseudomonas sp. ATCC 13867 genome:
- a CDS encoding DMT family transporter, which yields MAWAMLMVAAVFEVMFAVSMKYAEGFTRPLPTVVTVLAVIGGIFFLTLAMRQLPVSIAYPVWTAIGTLGTVFFGFLLLGEALTLTKLASVALIVAGVAGLRA from the coding sequence ATGGCTTGGGCGATGTTGATGGTGGCCGCGGTGTTCGAGGTGATGTTCGCGGTGTCGATGAAGTATGCCGAGGGCTTCACCCGGCCCCTGCCGACCGTGGTGACGGTGCTCGCGGTGATCGGCGGGATCTTCTTCCTCACCCTGGCGATGCGCCAGTTGCCGGTGAGCATCGCCTACCCGGTGTGGACGGCCATCGGCACGCTGGGCACGGTGTTCTTCGGTTTCCTGCTGCTGGGCGAGGCGCTGACCCTGACCAAGCTGGCGTCGGTCGCCCTGATCGTGGCTGGCGTGGCCGGGTTGCGGGCCTGA
- a CDS encoding VF530 family DNA-binding protein, whose product MNDKPKNPLHGMTLEAILNQLVAQYGWDGLAKRIDVRCFKNDPSIKSSLTFLRRTPWAREQVEALFVKSVQGK is encoded by the coding sequence ATGAACGACAAACCGAAGAACCCGCTGCATGGCATGACCCTGGAAGCCATCCTCAACCAGTTGGTCGCGCAGTACGGCTGGGACGGCCTGGCCAAGCGCATCGACGTGCGCTGCTTCAAGAACGACCCGAGCATCAAGTCCAGCCTCACTTTCCTGCGCCGCACGCCCTGGGCGCGGGAGCAGGTTGAGGCGTTGTTCGTGAAGTCTGTCCAGGGCAAGTGA
- a CDS encoding transglycosylase domain-containing protein, translating to MDSSKHSGTHSAAQPGRSEPGISPTKVHHHRFLLLFLFLLPLLAAIGAALLYEARTSILQARELARYAGELTWKLAQGPSSEVVYPQNGPFDRRLGYLQLPAFLDRLHQRNYITLSQARFSAPLMQYASHGLFPPYPEKSQAGVDIADCRGLPIYNFRYPQRLYANFESVSPLIVQSLLFIENRDLLDTQRPYLNPAIDWSRFTQASAAQLGKMVGMGNHAPGGSTLATQIEKYRHSEDGRTNSIADKLRQMASASVRTYQGGAENLLARRNVVLTYLNSVPLSAQPGYGEVSGLPDGLWIWYGADYQQVNQLLNAPPASGVSLVEQGKALRQVVSLMIAHRRPSWYLARGRDQLSVLTDSYLRLLAQSGVIATSLRDAALNQQLAFRDPRNQPTVTPLENNKGVTLARTRMAGMLDVPLYDLDRFDLSFSTTLQHELQEQVTAYLRRLSDPAFAAQIGLFGEHLLSEDKTRDVRYSFTLFERTPSGNRVRVQTDNTEQPFDINEGSKLELGSTAKLRVLASYLETVAELHRQYAALPAAELKKVPVEPLDFISRWAVDYLLTTKDRNLPDMLAAAMQRKYSASPYESFFTGGGIHTFSNFRKEDNGRIPTLQDALRESINLPFVRLLRDLVRHDIYANSGSKVAVLADDKDPRRRDYLDRFVDKESQVYLLRFWQKYKGKTTDERLDTFLDGLRAWPVRLAAIHRYLQPQADLPTFSAFLQERLKKGKYAGDKLTDKRIADLYTRYGPGAFDLNDQGYVARVHPLELWLLSYLQRQPAASFNDAVAASAEERKLVYGWLFKSRHKYARDKRIRIMLEVEAFLDLHEQWKRLGYPFDHLVPSLATALGSSGDRPAALAELMGIILNDGVRLPTLRIDSLRFAANTPYETSLGPQSNTGRQVMRSEVAQALRTALSRVVDAGTARRLSGTFKLADGSALVMGGKTGTGDNRIESVTRSGWVKSSKAMNRTATFVFYLGPRHFGTLTAYVAGSESDNFKFTSALPVQVLKGMAPMLASYLEPGISTGCQERIDNLRVSWR from the coding sequence ATGGATAGCTCGAAGCATTCCGGTACGCACAGTGCAGCTCAACCGGGTCGCTCGGAGCCCGGTATTTCCCCGACGAAAGTTCATCATCATCGTTTCCTGCTGCTGTTCCTCTTCCTGTTGCCGCTGCTCGCCGCCATCGGTGCCGCCCTGCTCTACGAGGCGCGTACGTCCATACTGCAGGCGCGCGAGCTGGCGCGCTACGCCGGCGAGCTGACCTGGAAACTGGCGCAGGGCCCCAGCAGCGAGGTGGTGTATCCGCAGAACGGCCCGTTCGACCGCCGCCTGGGCTACCTGCAACTGCCGGCCTTCCTCGATCGCCTGCACCAGCGCAACTACATCACCCTCAGTCAGGCGCGCTTCTCCGCACCGCTGATGCAGTACGCCAGCCACGGCCTGTTCCCGCCCTACCCCGAGAAGTCCCAGGCCGGCGTGGACATCGCCGACTGCCGCGGCCTGCCGATCTACAACTTCCGCTATCCGCAGCGGCTGTACGCCAACTTCGAGAGCGTTTCCCCGCTGATCGTGCAGAGCCTGCTGTTCATCGAGAACCGCGACCTGCTGGACACCCAGCGCCCCTACCTGAACCCGGCCATCGACTGGAGCCGCTTCACCCAGGCCTCGGCGGCGCAACTGGGCAAGATGGTCGGCATGGGCAACCACGCCCCCGGCGGCAGCACCCTGGCCACGCAGATCGAAAAGTACCGGCACTCCGAGGACGGTCGCACCAACTCCATCGCCGACAAGCTGCGGCAAATGGCATCGGCCAGCGTGCGCACCTACCAGGGCGGCGCGGAAAACCTGCTGGCACGGCGCAACGTGGTGCTCACCTACCTCAACTCGGTGCCGCTCTCGGCGCAGCCGGGCTACGGCGAAGTCAGCGGCCTGCCCGATGGCCTGTGGATCTGGTACGGCGCCGACTACCAGCAGGTCAACCAGTTGCTCAACGCACCGCCGGCCAGCGGCGTCTCGCTGGTCGAGCAGGGCAAGGCGCTGCGCCAGGTCGTCTCGCTGATGATCGCCCACCGCCGCCCCTCCTGGTACCTGGCACGTGGCCGCGACCAGCTGTCGGTGCTGACCGACAGCTACCTGCGCCTGCTGGCCCAGTCCGGCGTCATCGCCACCTCGCTGCGCGATGCGGCGCTGAACCAGCAACTGGCCTTCCGCGATCCGCGCAACCAGCCCACCGTCACCCCGCTGGAGAACAACAAGGGCGTGACCCTGGCGCGCACCCGCATGGCCGGGATGCTCGACGTGCCGCTGTATGACCTGGACCGCTTCGACCTGTCCTTCAGCACCACCCTGCAGCACGAGCTGCAGGAGCAGGTCACCGCCTACCTGCGGCGCCTCTCCGATCCGGCGTTCGCCGCGCAGATCGGGCTGTTCGGCGAACACCTGCTGTCCGAGGACAAGACCCGGGACGTGCGCTACAGCTTCACCCTGTTCGAGCGCACCCCCAGCGGCAACCGCGTGCGCGTACAGACCGACAACACCGAGCAACCGTTCGACATCAACGAAGGCAGCAAGCTGGAACTGGGCTCCACCGCCAAATTGCGGGTACTGGCGAGCTACCTGGAAACCGTGGCCGAGCTGCACCGGCAATACGCGGCGCTGCCGGCCGCCGAGCTGAAGAAAGTGCCGGTGGAGCCGCTGGACTTCATCAGCCGCTGGGCCGTCGACTACCTGCTCACCACCAAGGACCGCAACCTGCCGGACATGCTGGCCGCGGCCATGCAGCGCAAGTATTCCGCCAGCCCCTACGAGAGCTTCTTCACCGGCGGCGGCATCCACACCTTCAGCAACTTCCGCAAGGAGGACAACGGCCGCATCCCGACCCTGCAGGACGCCCTGCGCGAGTCGATCAACCTGCCCTTCGTGCGCCTGCTGCGCGACCTGGTGCGGCATGACATCTATGCCAACTCCGGCAGCAAGGTCGCCGTGCTGGCCGACGACAAGGACCCGCGCCGCCGCGACTACCTCGACCGTTTCGTCGACAAGGAAAGCCAGGTCTACCTGCTGCGCTTCTGGCAGAAGTACAAGGGCAAGACCACCGACGAACGCCTCGACACCTTCCTCGACGGCCTGCGCGCCTGGCCGGTGCGGTTGGCAGCGATCCACCGCTACCTGCAGCCGCAGGCGGACCTGCCGACCTTCAGCGCCTTCCTCCAGGAGCGCCTGAAGAAAGGCAAGTACGCCGGCGACAAACTGACCGACAAGCGCATCGCCGACCTCTACACGCGCTACGGTCCGGGCGCCTTCGACCTCAACGACCAGGGCTACGTGGCCCGTGTGCACCCGCTGGAACTCTGGCTGCTGAGCTACCTGCAACGGCAGCCGGCGGCCAGTTTCAACGACGCGGTGGCGGCCAGTGCGGAGGAACGCAAGCTGGTCTATGGCTGGCTGTTCAAGTCGCGGCACAAGTACGCGCGCGACAAGCGCATCCGCATCATGCTGGAAGTGGAAGCCTTCCTCGACCTGCACGAACAGTGGAAACGCCTGGGCTACCCCTTCGACCACCTGGTGCCGTCGCTGGCCACCGCGCTGGGCAGCTCGGGCGACCGCCCGGCGGCGCTGGCCGAGCTGATGGGGATCATCCTCAACGACGGCGTACGCCTGCCGACCCTGCGCATCGACAGCCTGCGCTTCGCCGCCAACACGCCGTACGAAACCAGCCTCGGCCCGCAATCGAACACCGGGCGCCAGGTGATGCGTTCGGAAGTGGCCCAGGCCCTGCGCACCGCGCTGTCCCGGGTGGTGGACGCCGGCACCGCGCGGCGCCTGTCCGGCACCTTCAAGCTGGCCGACGGCAGCGCCCTGGTGATGGGCGGCAAGACCGGCACCGGCGACAACCGCATCGAGAGCGTGACCCGCAGCGGCTGGGTGAAGAGCTCCAAGGCGATGAACCGCACGGCGACCTTCGTGTTCTACCTCGGCCCGCGCCACTTCGGCACCCTCACCGCCTACGTGGCCGGCAGCGAGTCGGACAACTTCAAATTCACCTCGGCCCTGCCGGTACAAGTGCTCAAGGGCATGGCGCCGATGCTGGCGAGCTACCTGGAACCGGGGATCAGCACCGGGTGCCAGGAGCGGATCGACAATCTGCGGGTGAGCTGGCGCTGA
- a CDS encoding class I SAM-dependent methyltransferase has product MTDPSARIRHSWQANADAWTRAVREQRIESRRLVTDAAILSAVAAGPARRLLDIGCGEGWLCRALAERGSQCVGVDASAPLIEAARQAGGGRFEVMDYAGLIAEGESLGRFDVLVCNFALLDESIAPLLLALRERLDPGGRLLIQTVHPWSACGDEPYADGWRLETFAAFGEAFSAPMPWFFRTLESWLALLAGSGWRVRQLREPRHPESGRPGSLLLEVQPLGGWVGPGCA; this is encoded by the coding sequence GTGACCGACCCGAGCGCCCGCATCCGCCACAGTTGGCAGGCCAACGCCGACGCCTGGACCCGCGCCGTGCGCGAGCAGCGCATCGAGAGCCGGCGCCTGGTGACTGACGCGGCGATCCTCAGCGCCGTCGCCGCCGGGCCGGCGCGCCGCCTGCTGGACATCGGCTGCGGCGAAGGCTGGCTGTGCCGGGCCCTGGCGGAGCGCGGCAGCCAGTGCGTGGGGGTGGATGCGTCCGCGCCGCTGATCGAGGCGGCCCGTCAAGCGGGTGGAGGACGCTTCGAGGTGATGGATTACGCCGGCCTGATCGCCGAGGGCGAAAGCTTGGGCCGCTTCGACGTACTGGTCTGCAACTTCGCCCTGCTCGACGAATCCATTGCGCCGCTGCTCCTGGCGCTGCGCGAACGCCTCGACCCCGGCGGCCGCCTGCTGATCCAGACCGTGCACCCCTGGTCCGCCTGCGGCGACGAGCCCTATGCCGATGGTTGGCGGCTGGAAACCTTCGCCGCCTTCGGCGAGGCCTTCAGCGCGCCGATGCCCTGGTTCTTCCGTACCCTGGAGTCCTGGCTGGCGCTGCTGGCCGGTAGCGGCTGGCGTGTGCGGCAGTTGCGCGAGCCGCGCCATCCCGAGAGCGGCAGGCCCGGCTCGCTGCTGCTGGAGGTGCAACCGCTGGGCGGCTGGGTAGGACCGGGTTGCGCCTGA
- a CDS encoding amino acid permease encodes MSSHDLQRDLNERHIRLMALGACIGVGLFLGSAKAIQMAGPAIMLSYIIGGLAILVIMRALGEMAVHNPVAGSFARYAQDYLGPLAGYLTGWNYWFLWLVTCVAEITAVAIYMGIWFPDVPRWIWALAALASMGTINLVAVRAFGEFEFWFALIKIVTIVAMILVGGGMILFGLGNDGIATGISNIWSNGGFMPHGISGVLMSLQMVMFAYLGVEMIGLTAGEAKNPQKTIPGAINSVFWRILLFYVGALFVIMSIYPWNEIGTQGSPFVMTFERLGIKTAAGIINFVVITAALSSCNGGIFSTGRMLYSLAQHGQAPAVFAKTSRGGVPRNALLLSIVALLLGVLLNYLVPEKVFTWVTSIATFGAIWTWAMILLAQLKFRRGLSAAEAGRLQFKMWLYPVSSYLAMAFLVLVVVLMAFFEDTRIALYIGPAFLVLLTVLYYALNLAPKGEQGGAASRA; translated from the coding sequence ATGTCGTCCCACGATCTCCAAAGGGATCTCAACGAGCGGCACATCCGTCTCATGGCCCTGGGCGCCTGCATCGGCGTCGGCCTGTTCCTCGGTTCGGCCAAGGCCATCCAGATGGCCGGCCCGGCCATCATGCTCTCCTACATCATCGGCGGTCTCGCCATCCTCGTGATCATGCGCGCCCTCGGTGAGATGGCCGTGCACAATCCCGTGGCCGGCTCCTTCGCCCGCTATGCGCAGGACTACCTCGGCCCGCTGGCCGGCTACCTGACCGGCTGGAACTACTGGTTCCTCTGGCTGGTGACCTGCGTCGCGGAGATCACCGCGGTGGCCATCTACATGGGCATCTGGTTCCCCGACGTGCCGCGCTGGATCTGGGCGCTGGCCGCCCTGGCGAGCATGGGCACCATCAACCTGGTGGCGGTGCGCGCCTTCGGTGAGTTCGAGTTCTGGTTCGCCCTGATCAAGATCGTCACCATCGTCGCCATGATCCTGGTCGGCGGCGGCATGATCCTCTTCGGCCTGGGCAACGACGGTATCGCCACCGGCATCTCCAACATCTGGAGCAACGGTGGTTTCATGCCCCACGGCATCAGCGGCGTGCTGATGTCGCTGCAGATGGTGATGTTCGCCTACCTGGGCGTGGAGATGATCGGCCTCACCGCCGGTGAAGCGAAGAACCCGCAGAAGACCATTCCCGGTGCGATCAACTCGGTGTTCTGGCGCATCCTGCTGTTCTACGTCGGCGCGCTGTTCGTGATCATGTCGATCTACCCGTGGAACGAGATCGGCACCCAGGGCAGCCCCTTCGTGATGACCTTCGAGCGACTGGGCATCAAGACCGCCGCCGGCATCATCAACTTCGTGGTGATCACCGCCGCGCTGTCGTCCTGCAACGGCGGCATCTTCAGCACCGGGCGCATGCTCTACAGCCTGGCCCAGCATGGCCAGGCCCCGGCCGTGTTCGCCAAGACCTCCAGAGGCGGCGTGCCGCGCAACGCACTGCTGCTGTCCATCGTCGCGCTGCTGCTGGGCGTGCTGCTGAACTACCTGGTGCCGGAAAAGGTGTTCACCTGGGTGACCTCCATCGCCACCTTCGGTGCGATCTGGACCTGGGCGATGATCCTGCTGGCCCAGCTCAAGTTCCGCCGTGGCCTCTCCGCCGCCGAAGCCGGCAGGCTGCAGTTCAAGATGTGGCTGTACCCGGTCAGCTCCTATCTGGCGATGGCCTTCCTGGTGCTGGTGGTGGTGCTGATGGCGTTCTTCGAGGACACCCGCATCGCGCTGTACATCGGCCCGGCCTTCCTGGTGCTGCTGACGGTGCTGTACTACGCACTGAACCTGGCGCCCAAGGGTGAGCAGGGCGGTGCCGCCAGCCGCGCGTAA